A part of Desulfomicrobium escambiense DSM 10707 genomic DNA contains:
- a CDS encoding phosphodiester glycosidase family protein — MFAILPRALFSLLVLCATASALHAEDWRLLAPGLELREFLVPDRVGDLAGQQGGMAVLRIDPDRYDLALGAALKTGEMRSMQDWARLSGFVAAINAGMFRSDDRLRSTGYMRDSSVLVSDFLHPSYGAFLAFQPREASLPRVRWVDRKLDPDWEAVLTAYDGIIQNYRLISRERENLWAQNDRRHSAAAIGMDVSNRVLFIHCRPQVTLHEFAQALLDLPLDLIGAMYVEGGADAAMYVDVSGYVGRFVGEYQSDFFQGSNRNFWPAPNVLGVRPR, encoded by the coding sequence ATGTTCGCCATTCTCCCTCGCGCTCTCTTTTCCCTTCTGGTGCTCTGCGCCACAGCCTCCGCGCTGCACGCGGAGGACTGGAGGCTGCTGGCGCCCGGACTGGAGTTGCGCGAATTCCTGGTTCCGGACCGGGTCGGCGATCTGGCAGGACAGCAGGGCGGCATGGCCGTGCTGCGCATCGACCCGGACCGCTACGACCTGGCTCTGGGCGCGGCCCTGAAAACGGGCGAGATGCGCAGCATGCAGGACTGGGCCAGGCTTTCGGGCTTCGTGGCCGCCATCAATGCGGGCATGTTCCGCTCTGACGACCGCCTGCGCAGCACCGGCTACATGCGCGATTCCAGCGTCTTGGTCAGCGACTTCCTGCATCCCAGCTACGGCGCGTTTTTGGCATTCCAGCCCCGCGAAGCCTCCCTGCCTCGGGTGCGCTGGGTGGACCGCAAGCTCGACCCCGACTGGGAGGCCGTGCTCACGGCCTATGACGGCATCATCCAGAACTACCGCCTCATCAGCCGCGAGCGGGAGAATCTCTGGGCCCAGAACGATCGCCGCCATTCGGCCGCGGCCATCGGCATGGACGTGTCGAATCGCGTGCTGTTCATCCACTGCAGGCCGCAGGTGACCCTGCACGAGTTCGCCCAGGCCCTCCTGGACCTGCCCCTGGACCTCATCGGCGCCATGTACGTCGAGGGCGGGGCCGACGCGGCCATGTACGTCGACGTGTCCGGCTATGTCGGGCGGTTCGTGGGCGAATACCAGTCCGACTTCTTTCAAGGCAGCAACCGGAATTTCTGGCCCGCACCCAACGTGCTGGGCGTCAGACCCAGATAG
- the uvrB gene encoding excinuclease ABC subunit UvrB, which translates to MSLFQLESEFVPRGDQPAAIDALCAGVEQGVRDQVLLGVTGSGKTFTMAHVIARTERPALIMAPNKTLAAQLYNEFKGLFPSNAVEYFVSYYDYYQPEAYLPHSDTYIEKDSAINEDIDKLRHAATHALLTRRDVIIVASVSCIYGLGSPEYYAKMVIPVECGQPIAMETVIGRLVDVQYERNDYDLHRGTFRVRGDVLEIIPAYEHEQALRLEFFGDEIDGIYETDPLTGEILARVQKTVIYPASHYVSDRDNLVRAMSDIREELRLRLEYFRANNMLVEAQRLEQKTQLDLEMIEELGYCNGIENYSLHLDGRRPGQPPATLLDYFPKDFLLFMDESHISVPQVGGMFNGDRSRKQTLVDYGFRLPSALDNRPLCFDEFLERIGTSVFVSATPAPWELERAQGVVVEQIIRPTGLLDPEMEIVPTKGQMDHLMGQCLERIAAGERVMVTTLTKRMAEDLTEFLQARGVRARYLHSDIDTLERVAIIQALRAGEFDVLVGINLLREGLDIPEVSLVAILDADKEGFLRSTRSLIQTFGRAARNVRGKVLLYADNVTRSMAEAMGETRRRRERQALHNEEHGIVPQSIRKKSENVLYDLHQEIKEQERAAERTAEYDPGPDNAAKEVARLAREMRKAAEMLEFEEAARIRDRIKALEKRYSLEGSKATRP; encoded by the coding sequence ATGTCCCTCTTCCAGCTTGAATCCGAATTCGTGCCCCGCGGTGACCAGCCCGCGGCCATCGACGCCCTCTGCGCCGGGGTGGAGCAGGGCGTGCGCGACCAGGTCCTCCTGGGCGTGACCGGCTCGGGCAAGACCTTCACCATGGCCCACGTCATCGCCCGCACGGAGCGGCCGGCCCTGATCATGGCCCCCAACAAGACCCTGGCGGCCCAGCTCTACAACGAGTTCAAGGGGCTCTTCCCGAGCAACGCCGTGGAGTATTTCGTCAGTTATTACGACTACTACCAGCCCGAAGCCTACCTGCCGCACTCGGACACGTACATCGAGAAGGATTCGGCCATCAACGAGGACATCGACAAGCTGCGCCACGCCGCGACCCACGCCCTGCTGACGCGGCGCGACGTCATCATCGTGGCCTCGGTGTCCTGCATCTACGGCCTGGGCTCGCCCGAATACTACGCCAAGATGGTCATTCCCGTGGAGTGCGGGCAGCCCATCGCCATGGAGACGGTCATCGGGCGGCTGGTGGACGTGCAGTACGAGCGCAACGACTACGACCTGCACCGCGGCACCTTCCGCGTGCGCGGGGACGTTTTGGAGATCATCCCGGCCTACGAACACGAGCAGGCTCTGCGCCTGGAGTTCTTCGGCGACGAGATCGACGGTATCTACGAGACGGACCCCCTGACGGGCGAGATCCTGGCGCGCGTGCAGAAGACCGTCATCTACCCGGCCAGCCACTACGTCTCGGACCGCGACAACCTGGTCCGGGCCATGAGCGACATCCGCGAGGAACTGCGGCTTCGGCTGGAGTATTTCCGCGCCAACAACATGCTCGTCGAGGCCCAGCGCCTGGAGCAGAAGACCCAGCTGGACCTGGAGATGATCGAGGAACTGGGCTACTGCAACGGTATCGAGAACTACTCCCTGCACCTCGACGGCCGCAGACCGGGGCAGCCGCCGGCCACGCTGCTGGACTATTTTCCCAAGGATTTCCTGCTCTTCATGGACGAGTCGCACATCTCCGTGCCCCAGGTCGGCGGCATGTTCAACGGCGACCGCTCGCGCAAGCAGACCCTCGTGGACTACGGCTTTCGGCTGCCCTCGGCCCTGGACAACCGCCCCCTGTGCTTCGACGAGTTCCTGGAACGCATCGGCACGTCCGTCTTCGTCTCGGCCACGCCCGCCCCCTGGGAGCTGGAGCGGGCCCAGGGCGTGGTCGTGGAGCAGATCATCCGGCCCACGGGCCTGCTCGACCCGGAGATGGAGATCGTGCCGACCAAGGGCCAGATGGACCACCTCATGGGGCAATGCCTGGAGCGCATCGCGGCGGGCGAGCGGGTCATGGTCACGACCCTGACCAAGCGCATGGCCGAGGACCTGACGGAGTTCCTGCAGGCCAGGGGCGTGCGGGCGCGCTACCTGCACTCGGACATCGACACCCTGGAGCGCGTGGCCATCATCCAGGCCCTGCGCGCCGGGGAGTTCGACGTACTGGTGGGCATCAACCTGCTGCGCGAAGGCCTTGATATACCGGAAGTCTCTCTGGTAGCCATTCTGGACGCGGACAAGGAGGGCTTCCTGCGCTCCACCCGGTCCCTGATCCAGACCTTCGGCCGCGCGGCGCGCAACGTGCGCGGCAAGGTCCTGCTCTACGCCGACAACGTGACACGCTCCATGGCCGAGGCCATGGGCGAGACGCGGCGGCGGCGCGAGCGCCAGGCCCTGCACAACGAGGAGCACGGCATCGTCCCGCAGTCCATCCGCAAGAAGTCCGAGAACGTGCTGTACGACCTGCATCAGGAAATCAAGGAGCAGGAGCGGGCGGCCGAGCGGACCGCGGAGTACGACCCCGGCCCGGACAACGCGGCGAAGGAAGTGGCGAGACTGGCTCGGGAAATGCGCAAGGCCGCGGAGATGCTCGAGTTCGAGGAAGCCGCGCGCATCAGGGACCGCATCAAGGCCTTGGAAAAACGTTACAGCCTGGAAGGCTCGAAGGCGACACGACCATGA
- a CDS encoding potassium channel family protein: MNTCSLRSSFLRRFLPGCSARLKGFTGLYQTVKFRFGSFFPLVLGAGFLLGVFLYGLFIFMAVEGWNLLDSFYQVVMTLSTVGYMELHPLSDRARLMVSFLILMGVGSFAYLVGAFTQVVVEGRLHDLWGKRKVQKIIDSLENHYIICGYGRIGAVIAEEFRREELTVVVLERDPDLLFELERDGHLFLAGDATTDELLLAAGVERAKGLFACVSQDAENVYITLSSRQFNPRLTIIARADRPESVAKLERAGANRVLTPHQIGGKRIAQVMLRPTVTDFMDLATQGHNLQMEEILIRPGSELVGTNLITSGIRPRFNLMIIAIEKASGKMIFNPHPETSIEAGDTLVAVGPPENFPGLQAAGRAAGGEA; the protein is encoded by the coding sequence ATGAACACGTGCTCATTGCGCAGCTCGTTCCTGCGCCGCTTCCTGCCCGGCTGCTCCGCCCGCCTCAAGGGCTTCACCGGCCTCTACCAGACCGTGAAGTTCCGTTTCGGCTCCTTTTTCCCGCTGGTGCTGGGGGCCGGCTTCCTGCTGGGCGTCTTCCTCTACGGGCTGTTCATTTTCATGGCGGTGGAAGGGTGGAACCTGCTGGACAGCTTCTACCAGGTGGTCATGACCCTCTCCACCGTCGGGTACATGGAGCTGCACCCCCTGTCGGACCGGGCGCGGCTCATGGTCTCCTTTCTCATTCTCATGGGCGTGGGCAGCTTCGCCTACCTCGTGGGTGCATTCACGCAGGTCGTGGTCGAGGGGCGCCTCCACGACTTATGGGGGAAACGCAAGGTGCAGAAGATCATCGACTCCCTGGAAAATCACTATATCATCTGCGGCTACGGGCGCATCGGTGCGGTCATCGCCGAGGAATTCCGGCGGGAGGAGCTGACCGTGGTCGTCCTCGAAAGGGATCCCGACCTGCTGTTCGAGCTGGAGCGCGACGGCCACCTCTTCCTGGCCGGCGACGCCACCACCGACGAACTGCTGCTGGCCGCGGGGGTCGAGCGCGCCAAGGGCCTTTTCGCCTGCGTCAGCCAGGACGCCGAGAACGTGTACATCACCCTGTCCTCGCGCCAGTTCAACCCCCGGCTGACCATCATCGCCCGAGCCGACCGGCCCGAGTCCGTGGCCAAGCTGGAACGGGCAGGGGCCAACCGCGTGCTGACCCCGCACCAGATCGGCGGCAAGCGCATCGCCCAGGTCATGCTGCGGCCCACGGTGACCGATTTCATGGACCTGGCCACCCAGGGCCACAACCTGCAGATGGAGGAAATCCTGATCCGGCCCGGCTCGGAGCTGGTCGGCACGAACCTCATCACCTCCGGCATCCGGCCGCGCTTCAATCTCATGATCATCGCCATCGAGAAGGCCTCCGGGAAGATGATCTTCAACCCTCACCCCGAAACGTCCATCGAGGCCGGCGACACCCTGGTGGCCGTGGGCCCGCCTGAGAATTTTCCCGGACTGCAGGCCGCGGGCCGGGCCGCCGGAGGCGAGGCATGA